One segment of Pseudomonas pohangensis DNA contains the following:
- a CDS encoding ABC transporter ATP-binding protein: MNASILNVQHLSKVVPSAEGELTILEQIDFELARGASLAIVGSSGSGKSTLLGLLAGLDLPSSGEISLAGHHLNQLDEDQRARVRAEHVGFVFQSFQLLDSLNALENVMLPLELEGREDAGKRARELLERVGLGQRLSHYPRQLSGGEQQRVAIARAFAADPDVLFADEPTGNLDSHTGERISDLLFQLNQERGTTLVLVTHDARLAARCARQIRLEGGQLVAPAL; encoded by the coding sequence ATGAACGCCAGCATTCTGAACGTGCAGCACCTTAGCAAAGTGGTTCCCAGTGCGGAAGGCGAACTGACCATCCTGGAACAAATCGATTTCGAGCTTGCGCGCGGCGCGAGCCTGGCAATTGTTGGCAGCTCCGGATCAGGCAAATCCACCTTGCTCGGCCTGCTGGCCGGCCTTGATCTGCCGAGCAGTGGTGAAATCAGCCTGGCCGGCCACCATCTCAACCAGCTCGACGAAGACCAGCGCGCCCGGGTGCGCGCCGAGCATGTCGGCTTCGTGTTCCAGTCCTTTCAACTGCTGGACAGCCTCAATGCCCTGGAAAACGTCATGCTGCCGCTGGAGCTGGAAGGACGTGAGGATGCCGGCAAGCGCGCCCGCGAGCTGCTGGAGCGGGTCGGCCTCGGTCAGCGACTGAGCCACTACCCGCGCCAGCTTTCCGGCGGCGAGCAGCAGCGGGTGGCCATTGCCCGCGCCTTTGCGGCCGATCCCGACGTACTGTTTGCCGATGAACCGACGGGCAACCTCGACAGCCACACCGGCGAACGCATCAGCGACCTGCTGTTCCAGCTCAATCAGGAGCGCGGCACCACACTGGTGCTGGTTACCCACGATGCCCGTCTGGCTGCACGCTGTGCGCGGCAGATTCGCCTGGAGGGCGGCCAGCTGGTTGCGCCGGCGCTCTGA
- a CDS encoding arylesterase, which yields MRVWLLARCLVLLLLAPPALGSTLLVVGDSISAGFGLDTQQGWVDLLGERLKQQGSDLEVVNASISGDTSAGGLARLPALLAEHRPALVIIELGGNDGLRGQPPEQLQQNLAAMIADSRQQGAKVLLLGMQLPPNYGARYTKAFARVYSDLAASADVPLVDFFLQGVGGQPQLMQADGIHPNAKAQPQLLENVWPTLEPML from the coding sequence ATGCGAGTTTGGTTGTTGGCCCGTTGCCTGGTGCTGTTGCTGCTGGCGCCACCGGCACTGGGCAGTACGCTACTGGTGGTCGGCGATAGTATCAGCGCCGGTTTTGGCCTGGATACACAGCAAGGCTGGGTCGACCTGCTTGGCGAGCGCCTGAAACAGCAGGGTTCGGACCTTGAAGTGGTGAATGCATCGATCAGTGGTGATACCAGTGCAGGAGGCCTGGCGCGCCTGCCGGCGCTGCTTGCAGAGCATCGGCCGGCGCTGGTGATCATCGAACTGGGCGGCAATGACGGGCTGCGGGGACAGCCGCCAGAGCAATTGCAACAAAACCTTGCAGCAATGATTGCCGACTCGCGCCAGCAGGGTGCAAAGGTATTGCTGTTGGGCATGCAGTTGCCGCCCAATTACGGGGCGCGCTATACCAAGGCGTTTGCCCGGGTGTACAGCGATCTTGCTGCGTCTGCGGATGTTCCGCTGGTGGATTTCTTTCTGCAGGGCGTCGGCGGGCAGCCGCAGCTGATGCAGGCCGATGGCATTCATCCGAACGCCAAGGCTCAGCCGCAGTTGCTGGAGAATGTCTGGCCAACGCTGGAGCCTATGCTGTGA
- a CDS encoding L,D-transpeptidase family protein: MFCRASVVARLVSPAFLLIAGQAAALSFPLPPPGEDVVGEVRVIQAKYEDTFADIAKANDMGYLEMVAANPGVDPWLPGEGRNIVLPTRYILPPGPREGIVINLAEYRMYYYPKGENVVYTYPLGIGREGWGSPVTNTSIIDKIPNPAWYPPKSILEEHAAEGNPLPKVVPPGPDNPLGPFKFRLGTPGYLIHGSNKKFGIGMRVSHGCFRMLNDNVLELAKMAPVGTKVRIFSEPYKFGVSQGQLFLEAHTPLDDHGEPSVVDKHTAVLTALHNNEQITAGYQLDWNVIREVVAGEDGMPAEVSVPVSNVASTEAEMPF; encoded by the coding sequence ATGTTTTGCCGCGCCTCTGTCGTCGCCCGCCTGGTTTCACCAGCCTTCCTGCTTATTGCGGGGCAGGCTGCTGCATTGAGTTTTCCCTTGCCGCCACCCGGTGAAGACGTCGTCGGTGAAGTTCGGGTAATCCAGGCCAAATATGAAGATACCTTTGCCGATATAGCCAAGGCCAATGACATGGGTTATCTGGAGATGGTAGCGGCCAACCCGGGCGTCGATCCATGGCTGCCGGGAGAAGGCAGGAACATTGTTCTGCCAACCCGCTACATCCTGCCGCCGGGGCCGCGTGAGGGTATCGTCATCAATCTGGCCGAGTACCGCATGTACTACTACCCCAAGGGCGAGAACGTGGTTTACACCTATCCGCTGGGTATTGGCCGTGAAGGCTGGGGCTCGCCGGTGACGAATACATCCATCATCGACAAGATTCCGAATCCGGCCTGGTATCCACCCAAGTCGATCCTTGAAGAACATGCCGCAGAGGGCAATCCGTTGCCGAAAGTGGTTCCTCCCGGCCCGGATAATCCACTGGGGCCGTTCAAGTTCAGGCTGGGCACACCGGGTTACCTGATTCATGGATCGAACAAGAAGTTCGGTATCGGCATGCGTGTCAGTCACGGCTGCTTCCGCATGCTCAATGACAATGTGCTCGAACTGGCCAAAATGGCACCTGTCGGGACCAAAGTGAGAATCTTCAGCGAACCCTACAAGTTCGGTGTGTCACAGGGGCAGTTGTTTCTCGAAGCGCATACGCCGCTGGATGATCATGGTGAACCGTCGGTAGTTGATAAGCACACGGCTGTACTTACGGCACTGCACAACAATGAGCAGATCACCGCCGGCTATCAGCTTGACTGGAATGTAATCAGGGAAGTTGTAGCCGGTGAAGACGGGATGCCGGCCGAGGTTTCAGTTCCAGTCAGCAACGTGGCCAGCACTGAAGCAGAAATGCCTTTCTGA
- a CDS encoding Lpp/OprI family alanine-zipper lipoprotein has protein sequence MTTALKISAVALAALLAAGCSNTKEIEARLTANEDATARAQARADEAYRKADEAVAAAQKAQMTADEANERAMRMLEKASKK, from the coding sequence ATGACTACCGCACTGAAAATCTCCGCTGTTGCTCTGGCTGCTCTGCTGGCTGCTGGTTGCAGCAACACCAAAGAAATCGAAGCTCGTCTGACTGCTAACGAAGACGCTACTGCCCGTGCTCAGGCTCGTGCTGATGAAGCCTATCGTAAAGCTGACGAAGCTGTCGCTGCTGCCCAGAAAGCTCAGATGACTGCTGACGAAGCCAACGAGCGCGCTATGCGTATGCTGGAAAAAGCCAGCAAGAAGTAA
- a CDS encoding GNAT family N-acetyltransferase, whose protein sequence is MTDSLPVMHDKSGLQFEVQLDGHRAYLSYMDLGKQTLDFYRTFVPTGLRGKGVAAALTQAALNYADAEGYTVIASCSYVERYMERAERNSNRKN, encoded by the coding sequence ATGACAGACTCGTTGCCGGTGATGCACGACAAGTCCGGACTGCAGTTTGAAGTACAGCTGGACGGGCATCGTGCTTACTTGTCCTACATGGATCTTGGCAAGCAGACTCTGGACTTCTACCGTACTTTTGTTCCGACAGGTCTGCGTGGCAAGGGTGTGGCGGCAGCGCTTACCCAGGCGGCGCTGAATTACGCCGACGCTGAAGGCTATACAGTGATTGCCTCCTGCTCTTACGTGGAACGCTATATGGAACGTGCCGAGCGCAACAGTAATAGAAAAAACTGA
- the ccmA gene encoding cytochrome c biogenesis heme-transporting ATPase CcmA — protein MTQPFLESSGLACERDGRLLFEGLALRVQAGDMLQVSGPNGSGKSSLLRLLSGLMQPVAGEVRLAGKTLVEQRSELARNLLWLGHAAGIKGLLTAEENLAWLCALHRPATAAAIAAALGAVGLRGFEDVPCHTLSAGQQRRVALARLYLDAPPLWILDEPFTALDKQGVAQLELHLCQHCEQGGMVILTTHHQLARRPSRYTEIDLGQLAA, from the coding sequence ATGACCCAGCCCTTTCTGGAAAGCAGCGGCCTCGCTTGTGAGCGGGATGGTCGTCTGCTGTTCGAGGGGTTGGCATTGCGCGTACAGGCCGGGGACATGCTGCAGGTCAGCGGTCCCAATGGCAGCGGCAAGTCCAGCCTGCTGCGGTTGCTGTCCGGCTTGATGCAGCCGGTGGCCGGTGAAGTGCGTCTGGCAGGCAAGACCCTGGTTGAGCAGCGTTCGGAACTGGCGCGCAATCTGTTGTGGCTTGGCCATGCGGCCGGTATCAAGGGCTTGCTGACTGCCGAAGAAAATCTGGCCTGGCTGTGTGCCTTGCACCGCCCGGCGACAGCTGCGGCCATTGCAGCAGCGCTTGGCGCCGTCGGCTTGCGCGGATTTGAAGATGTTCCCTGTCATACCCTCTCGGCCGGGCAGCAACGCCGTGTAGCGCTGGCGCGCCTGTATCTGGATGCGCCGCCGTTATGGATTCTGGATGAGCCTTTTACCGCGCTGGACAAGCAGGGCGTGGCGCAGCTGGAACTGCACTTGTGCCAGCATTGCGAGCAGGGCGGCATGGTTATCCTGACTACCCACCACCAGTTGGCCCGGCGTCCATCGCGCTACACGGAAATCGATCTGGGGCAGCTGGCCGCATGA
- the ccmB gene encoding heme exporter protein CcmB produces the protein MSNVFTQLLAREARLLFRRPAELANPLVFFAIVTALFPLAVGPESQLLQTLSPGLLWVAALLAVLLSLDGLFRSDFEDGSLEQWVLSPHPLPVLVLAKVLAHWLFSGLALVLLAPLLALMLGLPVRCLPVLLLSLLLGTPVLSLLGAVGAALTVGLKRGGLLLALLILPLYIPVLILGSGALQASLQGLPADGQLLWMASLAVLTVTLSPFAIAAGLTISVGE, from the coding sequence ATGAGCAATGTATTTACCCAGTTGCTGGCCCGTGAAGCCCGTCTGCTGTTTCGTCGGCCGGCTGAACTGGCCAATCCGCTGGTTTTCTTTGCCATCGTCACGGCGCTGTTTCCTCTGGCAGTAGGTCCGGAAAGCCAGCTGTTGCAGACTCTTTCGCCCGGTTTGTTGTGGGTTGCCGCGCTGTTGGCGGTACTGCTGTCCCTGGATGGCCTGTTTCGCAGTGATTTCGAGGATGGCTCTCTGGAACAGTGGGTCCTTTCGCCGCATCCCTTGCCGGTTCTGGTGCTGGCCAAGGTTCTGGCACACTGGCTGTTTTCCGGATTGGCACTGGTGTTGCTGGCGCCGTTGCTGGCTTTGATGCTCGGTTTGCCGGTACGTTGTCTGCCGGTATTGTTGTTGTCGCTGTTGCTCGGTACGCCGGTGCTGAGTCTGCTGGGTGCCGTGGGTGCGGCGCTGACAGTGGGACTCAAGCGTGGCGGTCTGTTGCTGGCTTTGTTGATTCTGCCGTTGTATATCCCCGTGCTGATCCTTGGCAGTGGCGCCCTGCAGGCCTCGCTACAGGGGTTGCCGGCAGACGGCCAACTATTGTGGATGGCCAGTCTGGCGGTATTGACGGTCACCTTGTCACCCTTCGCCATTGCTGCCGGCCTGACCATCAGCGTGGGTGAATGA
- a CDS encoding heme ABC transporter permease, producing MNWTWFHKWGSPKWFYEVSGRWLSAFAWAAALLLIAGLVWGLAFAPPDYQQGNSFRIIYIHVPAAILAQSCYLMLAVAGAVGLIWKMKLADVALQQAAPIGAWMTVIALVTGSLWGKPTWGTYWIWDARLTSMLILLFLYFGVIALGQAISNRDSAAKACAVLALVGAVNIPIIKYSVDWWNTLHQPATFKITGKASMAMEMWLPLLIMIIGFYCFFAAVLLLRMRLEVLRRESRASWVKAEIKRLLESKQ from the coding sequence ATGAACTGGACGTGGTTTCACAAGTGGGGGTCGCCCAAGTGGTTTTATGAGGTCAGCGGACGCTGGCTGAGCGCTTTTGCCTGGGCGGCCGCCTTGCTGCTGATCGCCGGACTGGTCTGGGGGCTGGCCTTCGCGCCGCCGGACTACCAGCAGGGCAACAGTTTTCGCATCATCTATATCCACGTGCCGGCAGCCATTCTGGCGCAGTCCTGCTATCTGATGCTGGCGGTTGCCGGCGCAGTCGGCTTGATCTGGAAGATGAAGCTGGCCGATGTGGCTCTGCAGCAGGCCGCGCCGATCGGCGCCTGGATGACCGTAATTGCCCTGGTGACCGGCTCCCTGTGGGGCAAGCCGACCTGGGGTACCTACTGGATCTGGGATGCGCGCCTGACCTCGATGCTGATTCTGCTGTTTCTCTACTTCGGGGTGATCGCCCTGGGCCAGGCCATCAGCAACCGTGACAGCGCAGCCAAGGCCTGCGCAGTGCTGGCGCTGGTCGGTGCGGTAAATATCCCGATCATCAAGTATTCGGTGGATTGGTGGAACACCCTGCACCAGCCGGCCACCTTCAAGATTACCGGCAAGGCCAGCATGGCCATGGAAATGTGGTTGCCGCTGCTGATCATGATCATCGGTTTCTACTGCTTTTTTGCTGCCGTACTGCTGCTGCGCATGCGTCTGGAAGTGCTGCGACGCGAATCGCGGGCCAGTTGGGTCAAGGCTGAAATCAAGCGACTGCTGGAGAGTAAACAGTGA
- the ccmD gene encoding heme exporter protein CcmD, protein MSFSTFSEFLAMGHHGPYVWSAYGISLLVLALNLWLPVLARRNYLQDEARRLRREEQK, encoded by the coding sequence GTGAGTTTTTCAACCTTCAGCGAGTTTCTTGCCATGGGTCATCATGGCCCCTATGTCTGGTCTGCCTACGGCATCAGCCTGCTGGTGCTGGCGCTCAATCTGTGGCTGCCGGTACTGGCCAGGCGCAATTACCTGCAAGACGAGGCGCGTCGTCTGCGTCGTGAGGAGCAAAAGTGA
- the ccmE gene encoding cytochrome c maturation protein CcmE, which yields MNPVRKKRLYIVLAIVAGVGIAVALALSALRENINLFYTPTQIANGEAPLDTRIRAGGMVAEGSLKRTGDSLDVEFVVTDFVKNVTIRYRGILPDLFREGQGIVALGKLNNAGELIADEVLAKHDENYMPPEVTKALKDSGNLPSDQSKPVSGE from the coding sequence GTGAACCCGGTTCGTAAAAAGCGTTTGTACATTGTTCTGGCGATTGTCGCCGGAGTTGGCATAGCCGTGGCACTGGCGCTGTCTGCCCTGCGCGAGAACATCAACCTGTTTTACACGCCCACGCAGATTGCCAATGGTGAAGCCCCGCTGGATACGCGAATTCGCGCCGGTGGCATGGTCGCCGAGGGCTCGCTCAAGCGCACCGGGGATTCCCTGGATGTCGAGTTCGTGGTCACCGACTTCGTCAAAAACGTGACCATTCGTTATCGCGGCATCCTGCCCGATCTGTTCCGCGAGGGGCAGGGCATCGTTGCGTTGGGCAAGCTGAATAACGCTGGCGAACTGATCGCCGATGAAGTGCTGGCCAAGCATGACGAGAACTACATGCCGCCCGAAGTGACCAAGGCACTCAAGGACAGCGGCAATCTGCCGTCTGATCAATCCAAACCGGTGTCGGGAGAGTAA